gttgtagcaaaatgtgtccgaaaatttaaatactctctccagagcgtgcaacagttcattcagaggccaaagcattacttattaaatgtttttcctacatatacaaaaatactgtgcttagattacagaaaaaggattacaataacatacagttacaatagatgcagaacagtttcttaaagcAAAAGGATGAAACAAAAACAGAAGACCCTATAACATTACATTGCCATGTATCAAGattttcccccagagaggtcactggcaaaGAGCTGAAAGATCATGTAtttggtccaaacacacctctgttgaaatctaagTTCCTACTACTTTGCCAATACTTAAATATTCTTTTACCACATGgaaacataagcccaccccctgTTATAAATCGgctgtgagattgacagttttgACAGagtagagaaaaaaaacctttacaaACCGGCGTTTAAACTTTACCACAGTAGATACGCACTCATAACTTTTCTTAACTAATAATACTTAgacacgtgagtcacatcaatacattAAGACGTTCATGGTGGACGCAACAAGACTAAGCACCCTAAACCTGGGCAACAAATGGATATCTTTTCCCCCAGAACCCGTCAGACCTCCCAGATCAGGAACCATTGCGTTCGTCTCGCTGTCACGAATGCAAATATCCAAATTATAGATGTCCGCATTGCTGTCAAGTCCCTGGTTCTATGTTTCATATCTCTGGGATGGCAAAGGATAGTAACACCCCCCCTGGCCACCCATAAACCTCTTCCAGGGATCCTTTGAAAACCTCACAAACCTTACCCTGTTTGTTTGTGTTAGGAAAGCCACAATTTACTTCCAGCTCCGGCAAAACATTTGTTCTTATCTCTAGATTATATCAGTTTAACACTTGGCCTGGCTGAGGCGTTAACAGGCCATAAACCATTACTTTATACTCTTATCACCCAACTCTAAGCTCTCTTTGAAGGCCAACCCAATACATTGTATTGTTAAACCTAAATTGTGTCaatattaacccctgaagcaccagatggattaaaatacataatatctcatgatgaTGTGAGAGCCTCATTCGCCCTGAAGTAAAATGGCTAAAAATAGAGGTAAGAGGGTAACCAGAACATGAAAGATCTGGCTGGATCCTAGGTTTTTGATATTTTTGTCCTCCTGTGACTCCACTGAGTGATCTATACATCCCAGGATGTTATATACACCCCTTTGagtgatacatatatacatcctTGGTGTTATTATTTATAAAGTGTTTTACCAGGACATactacagtgagagttacctctcattttcaagtatgtcctgggcagagttaagacaaataatacagggttacaaatacagttacataagtgaacagggtatacattatatacaagacattgcatgcacagttaaagaaaatatatattataggcgtatgtaacagttacagaccagattaaaatgtgagacagccttagttttgaaagaatttaaactggtggtggctgtgagagtctccggtaggttgttccagttttggggggcacggtaagaggaggaggagcggccagatactttgttgaaccgtgggaccatgaacagtcttttggagttttGTTGGTGCCTGAAATTCTTGGCATTATCCCAGGAATGAGCAAGAGGAGTaaaccattacacacacacacacatacacacacaaaagtcAAAATAAATCGTATTTTATATAGACTAGTGGTTCCCAACCCCATTCTTAAAGTatccccagcaggtcaggtttgaaggatatctgcttcagcacaggtggctcaatttggTGGCTGTAATTTTGAttgtcatctgtgctgaagcagggatatccttaaaaacctgagctgttgtgGTTACTTGAGGGCTGGAATTGGGAATTGCTGACATAGACAATCATGTATGTGGCTTCAATAAAAGAAAAGTGTTTACACCCTTTAAATATATTTAGCTCAAGGCAACTAGAGAGGGTGGACAATGAAAAGTCAATGTGACCATTTTGCTAGTTGGAAAAGTAGAGAGTAATGCTGGTTTAATATGCACCCCTCTGTTGAAATCCAAGGGTTCCTACACcagccccccattctctccccaaaCACCCCCTACCACCACATCCCAACTTCCAGCCCCCATGAACAATCTTTATTTTTTCAGCatgttatttatttaacaaattaGATTCTAAGTCTCATGTAAAGTCTACGATTGCAACTCTTCTTTTTTTGTACTTTCCAGAGCTCCACTTCTCCGGCGACAAAGCAACTAACTGAGGAAGACTCAAGTGATGCGACCGAGACAAAGAAAATCTGTCCCATTAACACTGATATGATTAAGAAAGAAAAAGATGACGAGGAGCCAGACAGCTGCGATGAAATATGGTGGAAAGGACTCAGTTTGTACCACGAGGAGATAAACCAGACAAGCAACCAATATAACGATGCTATCATCAGCTTGAACACGGCCTCTGCAAAGGAGTTCAACTCCAGTCCAGAGTTTAAGGACCCAGTAGGTGGGACGGTTTTTGACGTGGAGTCCCCGTTTCAGCCGTCAGCGGAGAATGTTTCTCTGCAATGCTTTGGGAACAGGACGCTGAAGTTTCAGAGCTCTTGGTACTCGGATTTCCCGTGGCTTCACTACAGTCCCCAGTTGCAAGCTGTGCTGTGCTTCACCTGTGGGAAGGCTGAGAGTATGGGTCTTCTGGACACCTCTAGGACGAGAGATTCTGCTTTTACAGTCGTGGGGTTCTCTGACTGGAAGAATGCTTGGGAGAAGTTTGAGTCTCACCAAAAGTCCAAAAACCACGAGTTTGCCATCTGGAAATTAATCCATGTCTTGCAGAACCAGAAAAGGGAAGCTGCTCTGCAGCAGCAGAGGAAGGTCAGGCAGGCTATTCCCAGCGCATGCCTGAACAAGCTGATACACGCCATGCGCTTTCTGATCCAACGAGGTCACACGTTTCAAGGCCATAAGTCGATCGAGGAGGGTTTGTTTGAACTTCTGAAATTGTTGGGCCAGGACAATGAAATGTTCAGGCATTGGCTAATGACCAATCAGAACTTCACCAGTGCGGAAATTCAGTATGAAATTATCGGTTTAATGAGCCATGAGATTATAAATTTAATTACAAAGGATGTGAACCAGGGCTCGATGTATTACTCTGTGATTATTGACAGCATCCAGAACTCAGACACACAGCAGCTGAGCCTCTGCCTGCGCTATCTGGATGCAGACATGCAGTCCCAAGAGGACTTTATTGGGTTTATCAAACCCATGGAGGAAACGGGCACATCTGCGGCAAACCTTATTCTGGACCTTCTTGCTCGACATTCTTTACCCATTGATCTCCTGAGGGGAATCGCCTTTGAGGGGACAGCCGGCTCATCGCTGTGTTACATGGAATCCTGTGCCTTGCTGAAGCAGAAACAGCCACTGGCCATGTTTGTACATTGTGGAGCACCTTCTGGCAGTTTCTTGACAAGGGATAGCAGTCACGCCAGTCCAATTTTGCAGCAAGCCTTATATTCTGTCAATGACCTGTGCAAGCTATTCAGTAAGACCACCAAGTACAAATTTTTGCTTTCTGAAATGACTCCTTGCTTCACTAGTCAGACTCGGTACTTGTGTCCCTCTAAATGGTGTGTTCACTTGCCTGTGATCAATACAGTCATCCAGAATTATAGGCTTATCATAGAGGGTCTGGAGGAAATGGACACTGATACCAATGAGGTTGGAGTAAGAGCACATTTTCTTTTAGAAAAGTTTGTTGAAGGAAATACTTTTGTCAGTTTGCTTCTTATAAGATCCATAATGGAGCCTCTGAACATCCTGAATATAAACCTGGAGGAGCAGAACAGACTTATGGATAGTACATTGAAGAAAGTGAGGATGGTGAAAGAAATATTAGTGAGGGTGCGACAAGAGGCAACGGTTGTGGATTTCTTAAGACAAGCAGAAGAAGTTGTGACTAAACATAACTTGGTACCAATAGCAACTCCACCACCAAGAAGATGGCGCTGTCCGGCTTTTGACAGTGCGGATCAACAGGTTGCTGAGACTACGGAGGATTTCTTCAAAAAGGAATATTTCAAGATGCTTGATGCCATCATTTCTCAGCTGGAGAACCGGTTCCTTCAGCAAGGATTTATTGAGTACTGTCATCTTGAAGATGTGCTTCTTTGTGCAGGAAAGGGGGGAGAATCGGATAGTGTCATTGAGGAAAAACTGTCCATCCTCTCCAAATATCCAGAGTTCAACATGCGAATGCTCAAAGTCCAACTGGAAATGTTTGCACACAAGAACACATACAGCTCGTTGGCAGAAGCCGTTCGTCTTTACAAGTCTGTTACCCCTGAAGTCGAGGAGATTTTTAGCGAGCTGGGTAAATTTCTGAAGTTTCTCCTCATTATTCCAGTGAGCAGCAGTGAGAATGAGCAGGCCTGCAGCCCGTTCCAGCGACTGAGAACTATGCTCAAGTTCACCACCACAGAGACACGCTCAAGTGACGTGGCTGTCTGCTATGTGGATGAAATACGCTTGGACAACCTGTGCTTGGAAACTATAGCCCACAACTTTGTTCAAGGCTTGTAATGACAAAAGCTGCCTCTTTGTGACTGGATTATTTGCAGGTTGGGATGTTCTCAGGCCCAACATGAATGATTAATAGCTACAACTGTGCGTAAGATTTCAACACAAAATGTCTTACTTTAGCAGCCATTTTCTGCCAAAAAGTATCACACATGTCAGAGaagtctttttgtttgttttttttctccctctaaGGCCAATGTGACTACTGTAAACAAGCGTTATTTTGTAAGTTAATTTGTTATCGGTTTTGTTTATGAATGATGCATTAAGGTAATATTAccttgttgttgtgtgtttttatatgaaTCAGAACTCTTGTTGGAGAATGTATATTGAGTAATGAGACTagctaaataaaatgtatttagatTCTGTGTTGTAATGTCATAAAAAGCACAAGGTGACCATTGTGTATTTCAAGGAATAAGTGTATAAATTACATTTTTCCTctgccagcaaaaaaaaaaatgacaataaacaGGTGTTCTTAATATCCTGAACcttttttgctgctttaaaatagggCTCTGAAAAATGCAACGTGTATGCTACAaggatatatggatatatatgaaGGAGTGTAGTCGCCTAATTATAAGGCAAGCAGACATAGGGGGCGGTATTGTCCTACAGGACAAACTGGTCTATCTTGCTGAGGCCGCACGACTCCTATCTGACCCAGTCTCTTATAAGACTCTCTTCCACGTGATCCCACTAAAGATTACCAGGCCATTTTGCATATATTTTTGAGTAATGCATGTACTAATGGTTTAATTTCGGTCGATGAGTTTAAATTTTTGTTTATTACACACCCTTGGATTCCCATATTTTACCACCTACCAAAAGTTTACAAAGATCTGGTGAATCATCCTGGCAGGcccatagtctcggggattgagtCAATGACATAATGTCCcaatatgtagattttttttcttcGGACCCATGTGGTCAAACTGAAGTCACAAATTAGGGACGTCTTGCATGTCATTGACTCTGTCTCCGAGATTGTTTGGAAACCATATTTTGTGTGGGCAACATGTGATGTGCAATCATTGTGCACATGTATTGCTCACGATATGGGCCTGTCAGCGATTAAATATTATTTGAATCACGATAACCAATTAGTTGATACACAAggtgcatttattttatcatttatccAATTTATCCTCActgacaattattttttgttccaATCACAgtattatttacagatctgtggaacggccatgggcacaaggtttgcctccagttatgctaatttattcatgggtttttgggaggataGCCATGTCTATACCAATAACCCATGGGGGGTGggcctggtgttctatggccgtttcatagataatattattatcatttgggACACACAGTTGGGGGATATCTTGGACTTATTTGCACACTTTAATAACAACACCTTAGGCCTGGTTTTTACTTCAGTGGTTAAACCTGTGGAAGTGGTCTTTATGGATCTAAAATTAAAGATAGATTCAGATGGCCACATTTAAACAGACACTCATATAAAAGAAGTGTCTGTTAATAGCTACATACATCCCACCAGAAGCCATCATCCAAAATGGCTGTCGAACATTCCCTTTAGCGAGTTAAGTAGGATACGACGCAATTGTTCCTCTGATGTATTGGCTGTATCCTGTGCATGTCTGACCCGTGGCCACGTTGGAACACACGGGGTTATGTCATACACAGGGACTCCGAAGCATGGAgttgtcacgcatgcgcagtcacgATTGTGGGATCAGGAGCTATATGGCGTCCCTGCCCTAGAGACACATGCGCAACACTGCGGATATGCATTCTAGTAAGCGCTCCAGTCGCCTGCTGAGGCGTCATAGAGAGCAGTGACGGCTATTGGTCCAGTGCGTTCCACGACTCGTTGCGTGCCACAGACACCTCACACATGCGGTTTCGCGGGCTTTGTCGGGTCCAACACGGGTGAGTTGCTTGTATTTCATAattggtatgggtatatatatgttgGGTCACTGGCACTCATTCAttgcacatccctgaggaaggtcacgttctgctgaccgaaacgttgtatgcagtgccatgtattgtAGATATGAATACAGTTTTTCTACTAACCTGGCTGTCTCTGTTTTCCGGATCCCCATCTGGTAAATATTTGGTCTTCATGTGCATTAGTTTCTTCACGTTTACAGTGTGCCTACTGCCcctctacatatgtgtgtgtgtgtgtgtgtgtgtgtgtgtttaatgcaTGTCTTTCTATTCTCACATTGGTCTGTCCCATTCCATTTCTTATTCTCTTTTCCTTCCCtcctctcacttcccccttcacctcccctcctccccctctctcccccccaccttctttccccctttcccttcccctccccatgctctttcccccccttcttttAGAATCATTTTAGGCATTTTGACTGCATGTTGGTTTTCTATcaattattaatttattaatatattatttgATTCTTGGTTCATTACATTAACATTAGCTCATGTCCCTGAATGTGTGGtatttcattcatttatttatttattatattcacTTTATTTCCCGTTTGTTTAAGGGATTAATATTATAATTTTATTACATTGCAATCATGTGTTACCATTTACTTTTTGACCAATCAAGTTCAAGTTAGTGTAGTATATATATTCTGTTTACTAATGATGCCGCACCCCCTGCCGAAGTCGGTAAGtgccgacgaaacgcgtagggtctgacgtcatcacgcattacGTCAATACGCATCACGAAGTTCTGTGGTGTTTCCCTGCTACCGCAGGGGTATTTGTTTACTGGCAAGCGGTTCTGGTTCTCTGTTTGTGGAGACTCTGCTGAAGAATATCTGGACTTCTaaatgtcaggaatccactcctggcttttctcgtagccttgcagggtgctgctgttctcactaattccctctttgcaatcaacagcagctgtgtgggctcactgcaacctagccttgtactcagtcattggagcaatgccctcacaccctcctcctgggattggcctgctggcctttaaatactgcattcccacaatccctctctgccgagcataatccttcttggatgttacctgtgttttgccacaagccacAGGCTTGTTATCTCTCGTTACTAATCTCTGTTGATTATTGTTCCAGTTTGTTGTTCCTGTTTCCTCGTAGCCTGCAGCTACTTCgctgaggcctgtgttcctggttCCCGGAGGTCTGTGTCGCCTGCCTGGACTTAGCAACCTGCTGCATACACCTCTTGCTGAGGTTGCTGTTTTGaccccgtggcctgctgctctttctccctttgcAGAGGCCAGCTTTAactcccgtgctgaagcaccccggagacctgctgtgtgctatctccctggagcccgcaacctgctgcttctacccttagcagaggttgctgtttggaccctgtggcctgctgctctttctcccttcgcagaggccagcttgaactcTTGCGCTTAAGCCCTGGATTACCGGTGCTGCCTGGCTGTGTGCCCACTCCGGcctgtcttccctctcctagaccggggccgtggacgccactcgcgcaaaccccgttcccgacctgcagcgattacgctgaagcaggaggacctgcttgatttcctgttgccgactccctgcttggactacgactacctGGACATCTCCTATcccgactctggctcgtccaacgactacactgttctctccagtcctgaacctggccagtttgactatgaacttcgcactccggaccagtctgcgcgatataaggtcggtgatttcataaccgaGTCTCAGCCACacggtccggccccggtttgtggcgagcacaaccgtaacacTAAATACCTGTACCACGCCTGGTTCCACAGGATTGGGGCTGTCGTTTGTGGCATATGGGAACATCCCTTCTCCCCGGCGGTGGGACCACAGGCATGTGGGTCACAGTGAGTTCATCAGGAGGTCCCTTCTCTACCATCGCATTAGTTTTATCAGGGCTACGAGACGCCAAAGAAACcattatgtgtgttttattttcctTCATCTTGTAAGTGTGTATTCTCTACCACACATctaatttattacattttatttatctgCATCTCTGAAGATAATGTACTAGGGgagtgcgcttttttcttttctttttcacagTGCTTGTCTGGGAGTGATTCTCCCGTGGATGTAGCAGCCCCCCTTATTACATTCTATCTGGCTTTGGGACATTTTTTGCCCAACTTAGAGGACAGTTCCACTGGATTCGTTTTCTGCTGGATTGGACTTAGAACTAACTGGTATTTGATTGTTTAGAGTATTAATTGTGCATACAACTGTGTATTCAGTgttgtctgtatgtatatatatatatatatatatatatatatatatatagtgcagaataaatgagttcttcagtattaggtgataccttttttattggactaacaatttatgtcataggacaagctttcgagagttatcctctcttcttcaggtcaagcaatactgatatacaaaggattcaatggctaaaacagtgtagagagagggggaaaaaaacaacagatatttactgtagataaggtagggtgttaaatatgaggagaagtgatgtcccacaggtgagcagtatcttccttcttcgtgatggagtatagagtgtctgtgcatattcattcttccttgtagtttttggctggtttccccaatgtagcaaccttggtcacatttgttgcactgaatcatatacactatattcctggatgtgcagctatatgatcctttaacattgaatgttctatggttgtgactggctgtgggatcttggcaaatatgtttgcagagtttgcagcgtttgttgctgcacggttttgtgccattatccatgtctttaaaatcgttgtgaagttttctgctgactaatttctgtttgaggtttggtggttgccggaatgcaagaatgggaggtttgggaaagatttcttttaatgtcgcatcctctgtcagcatgggttgcagatctttgattatttttcgtataccctctagggtagggttgtatgtgatcactagtggtatgcgtgtggtaggttctttctgtctgtattgtagcaggtgttctcgtggggcttttattgcagatgtaatagttttggcaatggtctttggtttgtatcccttctgtctgaacgattcggtcagggttgtgagatgcctgtttctgtcttcagtgtcagagcatatgcggtggtatcttatagcctggctgtgtatgatgccttgttttgtatgagtgggatggaagctggagttgtggaggtaactgcatctgtcagttggtttcttgtatacagatgtgtgtagttttccatctttcagtgttactgtagtatctagaaagtttactaggtttgccgaataatccattttgagtttcgCTACaggccgggagcagaatggaagattcggctcccggctgcctcttaaggcttcccttggcctgcccccccgtccctcccccagGGGTCGTGACGGCGGCCCAGAGGTcctagcgaggtgaggggggagggggcttgaacCCTGGTCATGGGCATCCCTCGCCTAAATGGCTGGAGGGATTTCTTGACCAGGGAgactgcgagggaccccctcccacttggaaccagtacccacatataaacagacaagtaatgacagactcagtttggaggtataaaaggcagcggctttgtttattaactaTCATAAtaatggagtaagcgctagtccatgccagaggggggtcagagggtcagccaggccttggcctgctgcccccgtacccggccgagcCCTAAAGAGCCGGCCATTGTCGcaagtgggttcccgggtgtcacgttcgcttgaccccgcccattcgctcctacccccgggcgacgcccgccccgagcccatctggcatggacaagcacttacccccgaactgccgccactcacggctctatttaaaccttaaattagaccgtgctgCCAACACCGCTAGGACCCTCTCCAGCTCCTCCTGCAAATCGTTGTTGAACAAATCCGCCCCTATCTCAGATAAGTGTATGCCGTCGGCCCGAAACAGGCCGATTGACTTGTagtcgaactcgggatgggtgatctgccatcccccacactgcgtcacaaactttcccaccatcttgttcaatttgacccgcgctcggtcgaCGGCGCCCGGTGCTCTCGCACCCCTCCACACTATCCTGCAAactatgtccgaccaaacgatctgtactccTGGCCAACGGGCGAGTatgagggctaggtcgtgttttatcgaattaaccagctcgaagtagcgtcgagcggccagatagttgcccccgacgtggaggagcaggATCTgtggcgccctcctatccctaccCATCACCATCACCAATAGCCgtgggagcaactgagcccaccgcagccccctacctcccccccataccacatttgcctgcTCCGCTCGCAACCCGAGGTTTGCCCCGTATGGGCGTTggacagcccgcttctctgcccagtgtataagcgagtctccgattatccaagtggttGCGGCATCTGTGAAGGCATAAAGGGATGaggggggtttatccaagcacgctaaatcccagataatgTGGACCTGATATAGggccggtatctgttagacttcaaTCGCCCTATTTTTTggatcgcagctactgacagccaaatcaaaattgcttgtaa
The Ascaphus truei isolate aAscTru1 chromosome 13, aAscTru1.hap1, whole genome shotgun sequence DNA segment above includes these coding regions:
- the LOC142465158 gene encoding uncharacterized protein LOC142465158 isoform X3, yielding MESTVCIRDQLMHHRNGLSCPSVMMYLELELIDDGVFASRNPDRLTALPNLPPLTFPLLWQGLSSFLTCLVHRGGVLALPHSPHSRDRPAMADRVMDMYDNSNLFGLDSLAGYSYDRDGPDTMDDALGCILEQLVADNGGEPNTETDIGEIEEQAELLIKQEIPEVKIKQEIPEAKIKQEIPEAKIKQEIPEAKIKQEIPDAKVQPMLPTQPVANQEPLNQGNDFMGTSNSGPRAPKIMKAPAVMTLGGCTVIQTQSLIPGQKQTFSANGSEVTFTKLLSGTPLQPGMTIVSGNTVQAKTPGPGAGGQLGGIRSLRKLLLKPPCSQPTPGISEGNMGIKPEVTLTSAPVQGDSKQIALALQQPHQANTTMGQPVKMVTIQLQVQQVADGQKFQIVHQTPGSVTLTAGGQQTYVVQTLSAPPKVVQQPQARSSQSSTAGQFPWRVGGQRESDSRKIDPQKQQEKANRIVAEAIAKARARGEQNIPRVLNEDELPIIKAYDGTKWKRKKKRVEAGAKPSTIRPIVRRKRKRDLSSDSSDSEEIPDQTSPAENRDGVQKRRSNRLVTRKNYAEDLDIKMTDDEDDEKSSTSPATKQLTEEDSSDATETKKICPINTDMIKKEKDDEEPDSCDEIWWKGLSLYHEEINQTSNQYNDAIISLNTASAKEFNSSPEFKDPVGGTVFDVESPFQPSAENVSLQCFGNRTLKFQSSWYSDFPWLHYSPQLQAVLCFTCGKAESMGLLDTSRTRDSAFTVVGFSDWKNAWEKFESHQKSKNHEFAIWKLIHVLQNQKREAALQQQRKVRQAIPSACLNKLIHAMRFLIQRGHTFQGHKSIEEGLFELLKLLGQDNEMFRHWLMTNQNFTSAEIQYEIIGLMSHEIINLITKDVNQGSMYYSVIIDSIQNSDTQQLSLCLRYLDADMQSQEDFIGFIKPMEETGTSAANLILDLLARHSLPIDLLRGIAFEGTAGSSLCYMESCALLKQKQPLAMFVHCGAPSGSFLTRDSSHASPILQQALYSVNDLCKLFSKTTKYKFLLSEMTPCFTSQTRYLCPSKWCVHLPVINTVIQNYRLIIEGLEEMDTDTNEVGVRAHFLLEKFVEGNTFVSLLLIRSIMEPLNILNINLEEQNRLMDSTLKKVRMVKEILVRVRQEATVVDFLRQAEEVVTKHNLVPIATPPPRRWRCPAFDSADQQVAETTEDFFKKEYFKMLDAIISQLENRFLQQGFIEYCHLEDVLLCAGKGGESDSVIEEKLSILSKYPEFNMRMLKVQLEMFAHKNTYSSLAEAVRLYKSVTPEVEEIFSELGKFLKFLLIIPVSSSENEQACSPFQRLRTMLKFTTTETRSSDVAVCYVDEIRLDNLCLETIAHNFVQGL